A DNA window from Piliocolobus tephrosceles isolate RC106 chromosome 9, ASM277652v3, whole genome shotgun sequence contains the following coding sequences:
- the LIPK gene encoding lipase member K — MWQLLVAACWMLPLGSMYGCDKKGNNTNPEANMNISQIISYWGYPYEEYDVTTKDGYILGIYRIPDGRGCPGRTAPKPAVYLQHGLIASASNWICNLPNNSLAFLLADSGYDVWLGNSRGNTWSRKHLKLSPESPEYWAFSLDEMAKYDLPATISFIIEKTGQKRLYYVGHSQGTTIAFIAFSTNPELAKRIKIFFALAPVVTLKYTRSPMKKLTFLSRQVVKVLFGDKMFHPHTLFDKFIATKVCSRKLFCRICSNFLFTLSGFDPQNLNMSRLDVYLSHNPAGTSVQNMLHWAQAANSGRLQAFDWGNSDQNMMHFHQLTPPLYNITKVEVPTAIWNGGQDIVADPKDVKNLLPQIANLIYYKLIPHYNHVDFYLGEDAPQEIYQDLIRLMEAYLQN, encoded by the exons ATGTGGCAGCTTTTAGTAGCagcatgctggatgcttcctctTGGATCTATGTATGGTTGTGATAAGAAAGGAAACAACACAAACCCTGAAGCTAATATGAATATT aGCCAGATTATTTCTTACTGGGGTTATCCTTATGAAGAGTATGATGTTACAACAAAAGATGGTTATATCCTTGGAATTTATAGGATTCCAGATGGAAGAGGATGCCCAGGGAGGAcag CTCCAAAGCCTGCTGTGTATTTGCAGCATGGCTTAATTGCATCTGCCAGTAACTGGATTTGCAACCTGCCCAACAACAGCCTGGCTTTCCTTCTGGCAGATAGTGGCTATGATGTGTGGTTGGGGAACAGCCGAGGAAACACTTGGTCCAGAAAACACCTTAAATTGTCGCCCGAATCACCAGAATACTGGGCCTTCAG tttGGATGAGATGGCTAAATATGACCTTCCAGCCACAATCAGTTTTATCATAGAGAAAACAGGACAGAAGCGACTCTACTACGTGGGTCACTCACAAGGCACCACCATAG CTTTTATAGCATTTTCTACAAACCCAGAACTGGCTAAAAGGATTAAGATATTTTTTGCATTGGCTCCAGTTGTCACACTGAAATACACCCGAAGTCCTATGAAAAAACTAACATTTCTTTCCAGGCAAGTAGTCAAG GTGTTGTTTGGTGACAAAATGTTCCACCCTCATACATTGTTTGACAAATTCATTGCCACCAAAGTGTGCAGTCGGAAGCTATTCTGTCGTATTTGCAGCAACTTCCTATTTACTCTGAGTGGATTTGATCCACAAAACTTAAATATG AGTCGCTTGGATGTTTACTTGTCACACAATCCTGCCGGAACATCTGTTCAGAATATGCTGCACTGGGCCCAG gctgCTAATTCTGGTCGCCTCCAAGCTTTTGATTGGGGAAACTCTGATCAGAACATGATGCACTTTCACCAG CTTACACCTCCTTTATACAACATTACTAAGGTGGAAGTTCCAACAGCAATATGGAATGGTGGACAGGACATTGTGGCTGATCCCAAGGATGTCAAAAATTTACTTCCTCAAATTGCCAACCTTATTTATTACAAGCTGATTCCACACTACAATCATGTGGATTTTTACCTTGGAGAGGATGCACCTCAGGAAATTTATCAAGACCTAATTAGATTGATGGAGgcatatttacaaaattaa